The following coding sequences are from one bacterium window:
- a CDS encoding M4 family metallopeptidase, which produces MNKILSCFFIICFSTLFLCGMSKKLPQDKKVPVNNRETLMQTLKNDSKEKIKIKFSGDNGTPTFLKGTFSNTSKADKMTSAIEFIGKYKELFKLSEPSSELKLHSLKKDKLGMTHLKLDLFYKEIPVWASQLIVHFDKNSNIYMVNGRYEPTPTIDVIPTISKEIAIAKAKEDLKHAGDFLEAPTCKLTIYHDNGQYFLAWQVTLKTDFPQGDWEYFIDAKNSGVIFKYDNIKYDGGTNGTGILVNGDTVNLSIYEASGNYYLADVSKLMWQGVLPNKDTLRKNYTNGTISTWDCHNKWRTDSATLIVDPNGDKNFNDNSRLPAGVSAQYNMDSIYNYYYNTFGRNSWNDSGASLVSVVHYLNKYNNASWNGRYMVFGDGDDSLLSCLAGALDVAAHEMTHAVTQSTADLIYLGQHGALNEAFSDLFGCLIDREDWLTGEDCYTPGIPGDALRDITNPHNGGAGTRPLPAHMREYIYYPKTSNTDNGGVHYNMLIPAHAGYLMSNLITKDTTEQLWYRALTTYLVQSSYFIDLRYSLIQSAIDLYPSVSLNIESVINAAFDSVGIIEPDTQLYLLAYDDSSPKYHYYPGYTGNSDSIWSYGVRFQPTELCTLRKARVMLYKDSTSNSTDFIVSVYTDDYEGAPTSLVYQKQITASHFSPDWEYINFDSSIAMDEEFHITVSSPHPSQWLSIAICTDSSRSKNLTYENVVNYYNYTTEDTGWMLDYGTNKKLPGDLMINAYVYYSSKHGPAVEEKITDKVFTLYKNYPNPFSKSTTISYYLPTTTNVSLKLYDISGRCIKTLVNEIKNLGYYTSEINSEKLKSGIYFAKFQAGNYRETQKLVLMK; this is translated from the coding sequence ATGAATAAAATATTGTCGTGTTTTTTTATTATTTGCTTCTCTACACTCTTCTTATGTGGTATGAGCAAAAAACTACCCCAAGATAAAAAAGTCCCCGTAAATAATCGAGAAACTTTGATGCAGACATTAAAAAATGATTCCAAAGAAAAAATAAAAATTAAATTTAGTGGTGATAACGGCACTCCCACTTTTCTGAAAGGCACATTTTCAAACACATCTAAAGCAGATAAAATGACAAGTGCAATTGAGTTTATAGGGAAATATAAGGAACTTTTTAAACTAAGCGAACCCTCAAGCGAATTAAAATTACACTCTCTGAAAAAAGACAAGTTAGGAATGACTCATCTAAAATTAGACCTGTTCTATAAAGAAATTCCTGTATGGGCAAGCCAACTTATAGTGCACTTTGATAAAAATTCAAATATATATATGGTTAACGGTAGGTATGAGCCAACGCCTACTATTGATGTAATACCAACAATTTCAAAAGAAATAGCTATTGCAAAAGCTAAAGAAGACTTAAAACACGCCGGGGATTTCTTAGAAGCCCCTACTTGCAAACTTACTATTTATCATGACAATGGTCAATATTTTCTTGCATGGCAAGTAACCCTAAAAACAGACTTTCCACAAGGAGACTGGGAATATTTTATAGATGCAAAAAACTCCGGCGTTATATTCAAATATGATAATATTAAATACGATGGCGGAACAAACGGAACAGGTATTCTCGTTAATGGAGATACCGTAAATCTTAGTATATACGAAGCATCCGGCAATTATTACCTTGCTGATGTTTCAAAATTAATGTGGCAAGGAGTTCTCCCTAACAAGGATACGTTAAGGAAAAACTACACCAACGGGACAATAAGTACGTGGGATTGCCATAATAAGTGGCGAACCGATTCTGCTACTCTTATAGTAGATCCCAATGGGGATAAAAACTTTAACGATAATTCACGTCTGCCGGCAGGAGTAAGCGCACAATACAATATGGACAGTATTTACAACTATTATTACAATACCTTTGGAAGAAATAGCTGGAATGATTCAGGGGCTTCGTTAGTAAGCGTAGTCCACTACTTGAATAAATATAATAATGCTTCCTGGAATGGCAGATATATGGTTTTCGGAGATGGTGACGATTCTTTACTTTCTTGCCTTGCAGGAGCTCTTGACGTTGCGGCACATGAGATGACTCACGCCGTAACCCAGTCAACTGCAGACCTTATATATCTCGGGCAACACGGCGCACTTAATGAAGCATTTTCAGACCTATTCGGTTGCCTGATTGATAGAGAAGACTGGCTCACAGGAGAAGATTGTTATACACCCGGGATTCCGGGAGATGCATTAAGAGACATTACTAATCCTCATAATGGAGGCGCTGGAACTAGACCCCTACCTGCACATATGAGAGAATATATATATTACCCAAAAACTTCCAATACGGATAATGGAGGAGTCCATTATAATATGCTTATTCCAGCCCATGCGGGATACCTTATGAGTAACCTAATCACCAAAGATACAACTGAACAACTATGGTATAGGGCATTAACAACTTATCTCGTTCAGAGTTCATACTTTATTGATTTAAGGTATTCCCTGATTCAATCTGCTATTGACCTTTATCCATCGGTATCTTTAAATATCGAATCCGTAATAAATGCTGCTTTTGATTCTGTAGGAATAATTGAACCCGACACCCAATTATATCTTTTAGCCTATGATGACAGTTCTCCTAAATACCATTATTACCCGGGATATACGGGAAATTCTGACAGTATCTGGAGCTATGGCGTGAGATTTCAGCCTACAGAACTTTGCACACTGAGAAAAGCCCGCGTAATGCTTTATAAAGATAGCACATCAAATTCAACAGACTTTATAGTCTCGGTATATACAGATGATTATGAGGGGGCCCCGACTTCCCTTGTTTACCAAAAACAAATTACGGCATCTCATTTTTCTCCGGATTGGGAATATATTAATTTTGATTCCTCTATCGCAATGGATGAGGAATTTCACATAACTGTATCTTCCCCCCACCCCTCTCAATGGTTGAGCATTGCAATATGCACTGACTCAAGTCGCTCAAAAAATTTGACATATGAAAATGTTGTTAATTATTATAACTACACAACCGAAGACACAGGTTGGATGTTAGATTATGGAACTAATAAAAAATTACCGGGAGACTTGATGATAAACGCTTATGTCTATTATTCCTCAAAACATGGACCGGCTGTTGAAGAAAAAATAACGGATAAAGTTTTCACATTATATAAAAATTACCCCAACCCATTTTCTAAATCAACAACCATTAGCTATTATTTGCCAACCACAACCAATGTATCCTTGAAATTATATGATATCTCCGGGAGATGCATAAAAACATTGGTAAATGAAATAAAAAATTTAGGTTATTATACGTCAGAAATAAATTCGGAAAAACTGAAATCAGGTATCTATTTTGCTAAATTCCAAGCAGGTAATTATAGGGAAACACAAAAATTGGTTTTAATGAAATAA
- a CDS encoding polyprenyl synthetase family protein, translated as MKKTKSNHRQGGVSLCAKSKIKNSNTSFELEVKEYKFRIEEFLKNYLEGEKKKLASISPVSLQIMDFVIEFCMRGGKRLRAILLIKGYEAVGGKKETDIIHTSICMELMEAFLLIHDDIIDNDPIRRGGPSFHKLVGNWRKSGTFGVSAGIMAGDMLSNLGASVILSSKFKEEFKLGALKEYNDSLLSCFQGELYDVILENESRVSEEQLLRMIGLKTSSYTTVAPLVIGAMFGGANSSKVEVFRKFGILLGAAFQITDDILGSFGEEKKLGKPVNSDIRQGKKTLLSIYAMDNASSSEARVLERNLGNKNLTEKDFDDVREIFIKTGALDYAKSKARGYISKAKNLLISARFESKATKFLLELSDFMITRKL; from the coding sequence ATGAAAAAGACAAAATCCAACCACCGCCAAGGCGGGGTGTCGCTTTGCGCCAAATCAAAAATCAAAAATTCCAATACTTCTTTTGAGTTAGAGGTTAAGGAGTATAAGTTTAGGATAGAGGAATTTCTTAAAAATTATTTAGAGGGAGAGAAGAAGAAGTTAGCATCTATAAGTCCGGTATCGTTACAAATAATGGACTTTGTGATTGAATTTTGTATGAGAGGCGGGAAACGATTGAGGGCAATACTGCTGATAAAAGGATACGAGGCTGTAGGCGGTAAAAAAGAAACGGACATTATTCATACTTCCATATGTATGGAGTTAATGGAGGCTTTTTTGCTGATACACGATGACATAATAGATAATGATCCTATAAGAAGAGGAGGGCCTTCTTTTCATAAGCTTGTAGGAAATTGGCGAAAAAGTGGTACTTTTGGTGTTTCTGCAGGCATAATGGCAGGGGATATGTTGTCAAATCTTGGCGCAAGCGTTATTTTATCTTCAAAGTTTAAAGAAGAGTTTAAATTAGGGGCATTAAAAGAATATAATGACTCTTTGCTTAGTTGTTTCCAGGGGGAATTATATGATGTAATTCTTGAAAATGAGAGCAGGGTTAGCGAAGAGCAGCTTTTAAGAATGATAGGCTTGAAAACTTCCTCCTACACTACTGTTGCTCCTTTGGTTATCGGTGCGATGTTCGGTGGGGCGAATTCCTCTAAAGTTGAGGTCTTTCGTAAGTTTGGGATTTTATTAGGGGCAGCTTTTCAAATTACGGATGATATACTTGGTTCGTTTGGGGAGGAGAAAAAACTTGGCAAACCCGTAAATTCGGACATCAGACAGGGCAAAAAAACACTTTTATCCATATATGCGATGGATAATGCTTCTTCTTCCGAAGCGAGAGTATTAGAAAGAAATTTAGGGAACAAAAATCTTACAGAAAAGGATTTTGACGACGTAAGAGAAATATTTATTAAAACCGGTGCTCTGGATTATGCAAAAAGCAAAGCAAGAGGATATATCTCAAAGGCTAAGAATCTTTTAATATCAGCGAGATTTGAATCCAAAGCTACTAAATTTTTATTGGAATTATCTGATTTTATGATTACCAGAAAACTATAA
- a CDS encoding DUF1343 domain-containing protein — MKTELGIDICVKNRFKLFKDDKLGLLINSASVDSDLKYTQDLFINSRCKVAALFGPEHGIKSDAQAFIKTKGVRDNKTGILVHSLYGETLEPTKEMLKDIDTMVIDLQDIGTRYYTYIWTMALVMKACSKYNKKVIVLDRPNPINGITLEGTILNKKLSSFVGIYPIPVRHGMTVGELAKMFNEEFKIKANLQVVKMKNWERKTWMDETGLHWVLPSPNMPTLDTATVYAGMCLLEGTNISEGRGTTKPFEIFGAPWIREEELCKELEKENLPGVKFRPLSFIPVADKFKKERCGGAQMHILDRDIFSSFITGIIIIKTIKNLYPKFFEWKKPPYEPVIGYTFPNSMPIDLLVGNSDIRVQIDRNSLPSKEVLQKEWKKELLKFSKTREKYLLY; from the coding sequence ATGAAAACAGAATTAGGTATTGATATATGTGTTAAAAATAGGTTTAAGTTATTTAAAGATGACAAGCTGGGACTTCTCATAAACTCTGCGTCTGTAGATTCGGATCTCAAATATACCCAGGATTTATTTATAAACAGTAGATGCAAGGTTGCTGCTTTATTTGGCCCTGAGCACGGAATAAAGAGCGATGCACAGGCTTTTATAAAAACAAAAGGGGTTCGTGATAATAAAACGGGAATACTGGTTCATAGTCTTTACGGCGAAACGCTTGAGCCAACGAAAGAAATGTTAAAGGACATTGATACAATGGTAATAGATTTACAGGATATAGGGACTCGTTATTATACGTATATATGGACAATGGCGCTGGTTATGAAGGCGTGCTCAAAGTATAATAAAAAAGTTATAGTATTGGATAGACCGAATCCGATAAATGGAATAACGTTGGAAGGCACTATATTGAATAAGAAATTATCTTCATTTGTGGGGATATATCCAATTCCCGTAAGGCATGGAATGACAGTAGGGGAGTTGGCAAAAATGTTTAACGAGGAATTCAAGATAAAAGCTAATCTTCAGGTTGTTAAAATGAAAAACTGGGAAAGAAAGACGTGGATGGATGAAACCGGGTTACATTGGGTATTGCCATCACCTAATATGCCAACGCTTGACACAGCTACTGTATATGCCGGGATGTGTTTATTGGAAGGGACTAACATTTCTGAAGGCAGGGGAACGACAAAGCCATTTGAAATCTTTGGAGCGCCGTGGATTAGAGAGGAGGAGTTATGTAAAGAGTTAGAAAAAGAGAACTTGCCGGGAGTTAAGTTTAGACCTCTTAGTTTTATTCCTGTTGCAGATAAGTTCAAGAAAGAGAGGTGTGGTGGTGCGCAAATGCATATTTTGGATAGGGATATTTTTTCAAGTTTTATTACGGGAATAATCATAATTAAAACGATAAAAAATTTATATCCGAAATTTTTTGAGTGGAAGAAACCACCTTATGAACCTGTAATAGGGTATACTTTCCCTAACTCTATGCCAATTGATTTATTAGTAGGCAATTCTGATATAAGAGTTCAAATAGATAGAAATTCTTTGCCTTCAAAAGAGGTTTTACAAAAGGAGTGGAAAAAAGAATTACTCAAGTTTAGCAAAACAAGGGAAAAGTATTTACTTTATTAG
- a CDS encoding DUF2007 domain-containing protein, whose product MEKSKGDEFVIIFEGEQMDASFLKGLLEQEGISVFLKDEIMGSLYPSFVVGGVKAIIKKEDLEKAQPIIKEFLNNHYDKPQD is encoded by the coding sequence ATGGAAAAGTCAAAAGGGGATGAGTTTGTAATCATTTTTGAAGGGGAGCAAATGGATGCGAGTTTTCTAAAGGGTCTATTAGAGCAAGAGGGAATCTCGGTATTTTTAAAGGATGAAATAATGGGAAGCCTTTATCCATCATTTGTTGTTGGGGGAGTTAAGGCGATTATTAAGAAAGAAGACCTTGAAAAGGCGCAACCTATAATCAAAGAGTTTTTAAACAATCATTACGATAAGCCACAGGATTAA
- the asnS gene encoding asparagine--tRNA ligase — protein sequence MKAYIEKIADYKDKEVEISGWLYNKRSSGKIHFLEVRDGTGFIQVVVVKGQVDEGIFELCDKISQESSIKVVGKVREEPRAPGGYELDLKSIQVIAQAEVYPLQKKEHGIDFLLSNRHLWLRSKAPWAIIRIRDEAIRSIIDFFHSKDFIRLDAPIFTPSACEGTTTLFEVPYFDQKVYLSQSGQLYAEAGCMAFNKVYTFGPTFRAEASKTRRHLTEFWQIEPEVAYAKLDDIMELAEQLVSYIVQRVLENRQKELKILERDVTILEKIKAPFYRISYKDALALVDSAGEDVPKLQWGDDFGAPQETYIASQFDKPVFVHRYPTKCKAFYMKPDPENPEVVLCTDLLASEGYGEIIGGSQRQEDISVLEERIKKEGLSREAHEWYLDLRKYGSVPHSGFGLGLERVLSWICGLHHARETIPFPRTIDRVYP from the coding sequence ATGAAAGCATATATAGAAAAAATTGCGGATTACAAGGATAAAGAAGTCGAGATTAGCGGATGGCTCTATAACAAGCGTTCAAGCGGAAAGATACATTTTCTTGAAGTTCGTGACGGAACCGGGTTTATACAGGTAGTTGTGGTAAAAGGACAGGTAGATGAAGGCATATTTGAGCTTTGTGATAAAATTTCCCAGGAGTCTTCAATTAAAGTTGTAGGTAAAGTCAGGGAAGAACCTCGCGCGCCGGGAGGATACGAATTAGATTTAAAATCCATTCAGGTTATAGCGCAGGCAGAGGTTTACCCGTTACAAAAAAAAGAGCACGGTATTGATTTTCTCTTATCTAACAGGCATTTATGGCTGAGATCAAAAGCGCCGTGGGCAATTATCAGAATCAGGGATGAAGCAATTCGCAGTATCATAGATTTTTTTCACTCGAAAGACTTCATAAGACTTGATGCGCCTATTTTTACACCTTCTGCCTGTGAAGGGACGACTACTCTTTTTGAAGTTCCATATTTTGACCAGAAAGTTTATTTATCTCAGTCCGGGCAATTATATGCGGAAGCAGGTTGTATGGCATTTAATAAAGTATATACGTTCGGACCTACTTTTCGTGCAGAGGCTTCTAAGACTCGCAGACATCTTACCGAGTTCTGGCAAATAGAGCCCGAAGTTGCTTATGCAAAGCTTGATGACATTATGGAATTAGCGGAACAATTGGTAAGTTATATAGTCCAGAGAGTTCTTGAAAATAGACAGAAAGAACTTAAAATATTAGAAAGGGATGTTACCATACTTGAAAAAATAAAGGCGCCTTTTTATCGTATTAGTTACAAAGATGCTCTTGCTTTAGTTGATTCTGCAGGCGAAGACGTTCCCAAACTTCAATGGGGAGATGATTTTGGCGCTCCACAGGAAACGTATATAGCATCCCAGTTTGACAAACCTGTTTTTGTGCATCGTTATCCTACAAAATGTAAAGCATTTTATATGAAACCTGACCCTGAAAACCCTGAGGTTGTTTTGTGCACTGACTTGCTTGCTTCGGAAGGATATGGAGAAATAATAGGTGGTTCACAGAGACAGGAAGATATAAGTGTATTAGAAGAAAGAATAAAAAAAGAAGGATTATCAAGAGAAGCGCATGAATGGTATCTTGATTTAAGAAAGTATGGTTCTGTCCCGCATTCAGGCTTTGGGCTTGGGCTTGAGAGAGTATTATCCTGGATATGCGGATTACATCATGCTCGTGAAACAATACCATTTCCAAGAACTATAGATAGGGTGTATCCATGA
- a CDS encoding permease — protein sequence MIINFFSVFLKYFIDILPSLILGFTLSGIIHEFVPQNLINKYLTGRGIKPILLITIIGMILPLCCFGVLPVALGFRKKGVPLGPILAFIVATPATSLTAILVTWRLLGPLVTLYLCLSVILMGLVIGIIGNALPFKPVDTATEGCPMCNECSDVEKHQHHKKGIKSRIISIITFGFVDVLKDLWRELLIGIILAAAVASITPLGDIVKQYFTGWQAYLYILIFGLLSYVCSTASVPLVHALVSKGLSIGAGLVFLISGPVTSYGTMLVIKKEFGWRVLIIFLLVISIISLILGYLFTLIAPPDFCSKLPAVFNGQQCH from the coding sequence ATGATTATAAATTTCTTTAGTGTATTTTTAAAATACTTTATTGATATTTTGCCTTCCCTGATACTTGGATTCACTTTAAGTGGGATAATTCATGAATTCGTTCCCCAGAATTTAATCAACAAGTATCTTACGGGTAGGGGAATTAAGCCAATTTTGCTTATTACTATTATTGGTATGATATTGCCGTTGTGTTGTTTTGGTGTTTTGCCTGTGGCATTAGGTTTCAGGAAAAAGGGAGTTCCTTTAGGTCCGATACTTGCCTTTATTGTTGCTACTCCGGCAACCTCATTGACGGCAATTCTTGTTACGTGGAGGTTACTTGGGCCATTAGTTACTTTATATCTTTGTCTGTCGGTTATATTAATGGGTTTAGTAATTGGTATAATAGGAAATGCTTTGCCATTTAAACCGGTGGACACGGCAACGGAAGGGTGTCCTATGTGTAATGAATGTTCGGATGTAGAAAAACACCAACATCATAAAAAGGGAATAAAAAGTCGTATTATTTCTATAATCACTTTTGGGTTTGTAGACGTTCTAAAAGATTTGTGGCGTGAGTTACTCATAGGTATAATTTTAGCTGCAGCCGTTGCATCCATAACGCCTTTAGGGGACATTGTAAAACAGTATTTTACGGGTTGGCAGGCTTATTTGTATATTTTAATTTTTGGATTACTTTCTTACGTTTGCTCTACAGCAAGTGTTCCTTTGGTTCATGCGCTTGTTTCTAAAGGTTTAAGCATAGGGGCAGGATTAGTATTCTTAATATCAGGGCCTGTTACTTCCTATGGAACGATGTTAGTTATTAAAAAAGAATTTGGATGGAGAGTGTTGATAATTTTTTTATTAGTTATTTCTATAATTTCATTAATATTAGGTTATTTATTTACCCTGATTGCGCCGCCTGACTTCTGCTCAAAACTACCCGCCGTGTTTAATGGACAACAGTGTCATTAA
- a CDS encoding GIY-YIG nuclease family protein, with translation MYVYVITNNKKRIYVGMSKDPKNRLIEHNAGKTKSTKGFRPWKLMYIQKCKDRAEGRKLEKKLKSGSKKEELKKMLKNAPVAQMDRAPVS, from the coding sequence ATGTATGTTTATGTAATAACAAACAATAAGAAAAGAATATATGTTGGAATGTCAAAAGACCCTAAGAATCGTTTGATAGAACATAATGCAGGAAAAACAAAGTCAACAAAAGGGTTTAGACCATGGAAGTTGATGTATATTCAAAAATGTAAAGATCGGGCAGAAGGAAGAAAACTTGAGAAAAAATTAAAATCTGGGTCAAAAAAAGAAGAATTAAAAAAGATGCTAAAAAATGCCCCTGTAGCTCAGATGGATAGAGCACCGGTTTCCTAA